From the genome of Cytobacillus firmus, one region includes:
- a CDS encoding MATE family efflux transporter, translating into MKDDLVEAKLKNIQSNKERLKVIIVLAIPAVIENFFQTILGFVDTYFVSKLGLAEVSAVGVTNAVLAIYFALFMAIGVAANVRIANFLGAKQPEKARHISQQSIVLAIFFGLITGLATLLFAEPLLKLMGIESSVLEAGSLYFRIVGIPSIFMSLMFVISAILRGAGDTKTPMKVSIIINIVNAALDYVLIFGFLFIPELGIAGAALATVFSRVVGSAALLYYLNQSKVLAFRKDYWKLDKVHLKELTTLGAPAAGERLVMRAGQIVYFGFVVALGTNAFAAHQIAGNIEVFSYMIGYGFATAATILVGQQIGAGNLDEARRYAKLTTLLTLASMTALGAMLFFLGEWAGSFFTKDQEVIGNIGTPLKISGVFQPFLAVLMVLTGAFQGANNTKFPMYLTAFGMWAVRTFLVYVLAIALGWGLAGVWIAIGADIAFRAIVLVIQFKRGKWMALEKAPEAESECHPQTTKETMSACVNNY; encoded by the coding sequence TTGAAGGATGATTTAGTAGAAGCAAAACTGAAAAATATTCAATCTAATAAAGAAAGGCTAAAAGTCATAATAGTCCTGGCCATTCCTGCTGTAATCGAAAATTTTTTTCAAACCATCCTTGGTTTTGTAGACACCTATTTTGTGTCAAAGTTAGGTTTGGCGGAAGTATCCGCAGTTGGAGTTACCAACGCAGTTCTCGCCATTTATTTTGCTCTATTCATGGCAATAGGGGTAGCAGCCAATGTGAGAATTGCCAACTTTCTTGGAGCGAAGCAACCGGAAAAAGCAAGGCATATTTCCCAGCAATCTATTGTCTTGGCGATTTTCTTTGGTTTGATTACTGGTTTAGCAACTTTATTATTTGCTGAACCCTTATTAAAATTAATGGGGATTGAATCAAGTGTTCTAGAGGCAGGGTCGCTATATTTTCGAATAGTCGGCATTCCTTCGATTTTTATGTCCTTAATGTTTGTCATAAGTGCAATCCTGAGAGGAGCAGGAGATACGAAAACACCGATGAAGGTCAGTATCATTATTAATATTGTTAATGCAGCATTAGATTACGTTTTGATATTCGGTTTTTTATTTATTCCAGAACTGGGAATCGCGGGAGCTGCCCTTGCTACAGTATTCTCCCGGGTTGTTGGCAGCGCGGCACTCCTATATTACCTTAATCAATCAAAAGTTCTTGCTTTTCGCAAGGACTATTGGAAGCTGGACAAAGTACATTTAAAAGAGTTGACGACGCTTGGAGCACCAGCCGCGGGTGAAAGGTTAGTGATGCGTGCTGGACAAATCGTCTATTTCGGATTTGTAGTGGCACTTGGAACAAACGCCTTTGCCGCCCACCAAATCGCAGGAAATATTGAGGTCTTTTCTTATATGATTGGTTATGGGTTTGCAACAGCAGCCACAATACTAGTTGGACAGCAAATCGGTGCAGGAAACCTAGATGAAGCTAGACGATATGCTAAACTTACAACCTTATTAACTTTAGCATCAATGACTGCCCTGGGGGCTATGTTGTTCTTTCTTGGTGAATGGGCAGGAAGTTTCTTTACAAAGGATCAGGAAGTAATCGGTAATATTGGAACTCCTCTAAAGATATCGGGAGTTTTCCAGCCATTTCTAGCTGTCCTTATGGTATTAACAGGAGCTTTCCAAGGTGCAAACAATACAAAATTCCCTATGTACCTGACAGCTTTTGGCATGTGGGCCGTACGAACATTTCTTGTTTATGTTTTAGCTATTGCGCTGGGCTGGGGATTGGCCGGCGTTTGGATTGCGATAGGCGCTGACATTGCATTCCGGGCAATTGTGCTAGTTATCCAGTTCAAAAGAGGAAAATGGATGGCACTTGAGAAAGCACCGGAGGCAGAATCTGAGTGTCATCCGCAGACAACAAAGGAAACGATGTCGGCATGCGTAAATAATTATTAA
- a CDS encoding F510_1955 family glycosylhydrolase has translation MKKICLFAVIGLTFSLAACGQAEVKDTKDTGQSEVQTGEQENGGEETSISSNSFFEVFDGKIDHIHGVGYAGNQGKVYFAAHDGLKVYDNGKWFKTKKENNDYMGFNATQDGFYSSGHPGNDSKLPNPLGIQYSPDNGQTLEKKALEGETDFHLMGAGYENSVIFLMNPQENSIMDTGKFYLSEDKAKTWKEVAANGLEDTLLSLSVHPNNADYLAASGQQGIYLSKNKGESFERISKSVQGTSVFFTNEGLIYGTYDGTAKLTKLSLTDETEEEIALPKMKEDAVMYFAQNPKNEQELTFVSFNGDIYHTADGGNNWDRIVEAGSIR, from the coding sequence ATGAAGAAGATATGTTTATTTGCAGTAATTGGATTAACGTTTAGCCTTGCAGCCTGCGGACAGGCTGAAGTAAAAGATACCAAGGATACCGGACAGTCCGAAGTACAAACTGGTGAACAGGAAAATGGGGGAGAAGAAACATCCATTTCTTCAAATAGCTTTTTTGAAGTTTTCGATGGAAAAATAGATCATATTCACGGAGTTGGTTATGCTGGAAATCAAGGTAAGGTCTATTTTGCAGCTCATGACGGCTTAAAAGTTTATGATAACGGAAAGTGGTTTAAAACAAAGAAAGAAAATAACGATTATATGGGCTTCAATGCGACACAAGACGGGTTTTATTCCAGCGGACACCCTGGAAATGATTCTAAACTGCCAAACCCTTTAGGTATTCAGTATAGTCCCGATAATGGACAAACTCTTGAAAAGAAAGCCCTTGAAGGAGAAACGGATTTTCATTTAATGGGAGCAGGCTATGAAAATTCGGTTATTTTCCTAATGAACCCGCAGGAGAATTCTATTATGGATACTGGAAAGTTTTATCTCAGCGAAGATAAAGCAAAGACATGGAAGGAAGTTGCTGCAAATGGTTTGGAAGATACATTACTAAGTTTATCTGTTCATCCTAATAATGCAGATTATTTAGCAGCATCTGGACAGCAGGGAATTTACCTGTCAAAGAACAAAGGGGAAAGTTTTGAACGAATCTCGAAAAGCGTACAGGGTACATCTGTCTTTTTTACAAACGAGGGCTTAATATATGGCACTTACGATGGTACAGCCAAGTTGACAAAGCTTTCTCTTACTGATGAAACAGAGGAAGAGATAGCATTGCCTAAAATGAAAGAAGATGCTGTTATGTATTTTGCTCAAAACCCCAAAAATGAACAGGAATTGACGTTTGTTTCTTTTAATGGAGACATATATCATACTGCTGATGGCGGCAATAACTGGGATCGTATTGTTGAAGCAGGAAGTATTAGATAA